In Sporichthya brevicatena, a single genomic region encodes these proteins:
- a CDS encoding LLM class flavin-dependent oxidoreductase codes for MKVSVFAMPTIPATLKERKALRPIGRNTERYQMMLEEVREIAVLADELGYDAFSTTEHHLHSEGGEVMPDPITLYADLAVRTQNIHFYPMSIVPTAGDPIRIAESIALLDQLTKGRVGATFARGYQKRWIQILSQGGSTSLVDADSDVRNREVYNEHIDVILKAWTQDSWDHDGKHYQVPFPYGEGIKGFGGVDWTRDFGSEDEVDADGVIRKIGVTPPPYQRPYPPIWVPYTVSPASMIAAAKRGFTCIATESRPESFRAHAQAYQAAAKEQGRDLKLGELFGATRSVCIGETREEAFEMAVRTAAYEWHNYFNKFGFTEMWRTAEDDPNTPLSFPDEAALAKRLIETRQLLCGTVDDVRRQMEELHTCHAGPGEEEGQLDWMVWQFFQQGTVPLDVQKRQLELFAEKVLPAVR; via the coding sequence ATGAAGGTCAGCGTGTTCGCGATGCCGACGATCCCGGCGACGTTGAAGGAGCGGAAGGCTCTGCGGCCCATCGGCCGCAACACCGAGCGCTACCAGATGATGCTCGAAGAGGTCCGCGAGATCGCGGTCCTGGCCGACGAACTGGGCTACGACGCCTTCTCCACCACCGAGCACCACCTGCACTCCGAGGGTGGTGAGGTGATGCCGGACCCGATCACGCTGTACGCCGACCTCGCGGTCCGGACCCAGAACATCCACTTCTACCCGATGTCGATCGTGCCGACGGCCGGTGACCCGATTCGGATCGCCGAGAGCATCGCGCTGCTCGACCAACTGACGAAGGGTCGCGTCGGGGCCACCTTCGCCCGCGGTTACCAGAAGCGCTGGATCCAGATCCTGTCCCAGGGCGGGTCCACCTCGCTCGTCGACGCCGACTCCGACGTGCGCAACCGCGAGGTCTACAACGAGCACATCGACGTCATCCTCAAGGCGTGGACGCAGGACTCCTGGGACCACGACGGCAAGCACTACCAGGTGCCGTTCCCGTACGGCGAGGGCATCAAAGGCTTCGGCGGCGTCGACTGGACGCGTGACTTCGGGTCCGAGGACGAGGTCGACGCCGACGGCGTGATCCGCAAGATCGGCGTCACTCCCCCGCCGTACCAGCGGCCGTACCCGCCGATCTGGGTCCCGTACACGGTCTCTCCGGCCAGCATGATCGCGGCCGCGAAGCGCGGGTTCACCTGCATCGCGACCGAGAGCCGGCCGGAGAGCTTCCGCGCGCACGCGCAGGCCTACCAGGCCGCCGCCAAGGAACAGGGCCGCGATCTCAAACTCGGCGAACTGTTCGGCGCCACCCGCTCGGTCTGCATCGGCGAGACCCGCGAGGAGGCCTTCGAGATGGCCGTGCGCACCGCGGCCTACGAGTGGCACAACTACTTCAACAAGTTCGGCTTCACCGAGATGTGGCGCACCGCGGAGGACGACCCGAACACCCCGCTGTCCTTCCCCGACGAGGCCGCCCTGGCCAAGCGCCTGATCGAGACCCGCCAGCTGCTCTGCGGCACCGTCGACGACGTCCGCCGCCAGATGGAGGAGCTTCACACCTGCCACGCCGGCCCCGGCGAGGAGGAGGGCCAGCTGGACTGGATGGTCTGGCAGTTCTTCCAGCAGGGCACCGTGCCCCTCGACGTGCAGAAGCGTCAGCTCGAACTGTTCGCGGAGAAGGTGCTGCCCGCCGTACGCTGA
- a CDS encoding TetR/AcrR family transcriptional regulator — protein sequence MSRRTVKAPADDAGTVEVAGDGDAPVRRGRGRPRRSIDREQVADVVEELFEEGGYEAVSIEETAKRLTVSRATLYRTVPSKEHLLAILFERMTTELYDAALEIVENADLTPRERVEQLVRAQIDAAFRQRNYLLVFFGGGNLPAEDYEKWKTWRRRYEGLWLKVVEEAIANGDLPDDDPRLVTRLVTGMTTWVARWARPGGPHDAGHIADVALRLVLSDPKR from the coding sequence GTGAGCCGCCGGACCGTGAAAGCACCTGCGGACGACGCCGGAACAGTGGAGGTCGCGGGCGACGGCGACGCGCCCGTGCGCCGGGGCCGTGGGCGCCCGCGGCGCAGCATCGATCGCGAACAGGTCGCCGACGTCGTCGAGGAACTCTTCGAGGAGGGCGGCTACGAGGCGGTCTCGATAGAGGAGACGGCCAAGCGCCTGACGGTGTCGCGGGCGACGCTCTACCGGACGGTGCCGTCGAAGGAGCACCTGCTCGCCATCCTCTTCGAGCGGATGACGACCGAGCTCTACGACGCCGCGCTCGAGATCGTGGAGAACGCCGACCTGACGCCGCGTGAGCGGGTCGAGCAACTCGTCCGCGCCCAGATCGACGCGGCCTTCCGGCAGCGCAACTACCTGCTCGTGTTCTTCGGCGGCGGCAACCTGCCCGCCGAGGACTACGAGAAGTGGAAGACCTGGCGGCGACGGTACGAGGGTTTGTGGTTGAAGGTCGTCGAGGAGGCCATCGCCAACGGGGACCTGCCGGACGACGATCCGCGTCTGGTCACCCGCCTGGTGACGGGCATGACGACGTGGGTCGCGCGGTGGGCTCGCCCGGGCGGGCCGCACGACGCCGGCCACATCGCGGACGTCGCTCTGCGGCTTGTGCTGTCCGACCCGAAACGTTAA
- a CDS encoding SDR family NAD(P)-dependent oxidoreductase, whose amino-acid sequence MEIAGNSALVTGGASGLGLGTARALAKAGAKVTILDLPSSAGAEVAAEIGGVFAPADVTDTAQVEAALDAAEAQAPLRAVVHCAGRGGPVRLVEKDGSPGSLETYTAIVNVNLIGSFNVLRLAAARMARTEAVDGERGVCILTASVAAYEGQIGQIPYTSSKAGIVGMTIVAARDLASKQIRVCTIAPGLFDTPLLARLPEEVKASLGKSVPHPSRLGTPEEYAKLALAIIDNPMLNGETIRLDGAIRMAPR is encoded by the coding sequence ATGGAGATCGCCGGCAACTCCGCGCTCGTCACCGGCGGCGCGTCCGGACTCGGCCTCGGCACGGCGCGCGCGCTGGCCAAGGCCGGCGCGAAGGTGACGATCCTCGACCTGCCGTCCTCGGCCGGGGCCGAGGTCGCCGCCGAGATCGGTGGCGTGTTCGCCCCCGCGGACGTCACCGACACGGCGCAGGTCGAGGCGGCGCTGGACGCGGCTGAGGCGCAGGCCCCGTTGCGCGCGGTCGTGCACTGCGCCGGCCGCGGCGGCCCCGTTCGCCTCGTGGAGAAGGACGGCAGCCCCGGCTCGCTGGAGACCTACACCGCGATCGTGAACGTCAACCTGATCGGTTCGTTCAACGTGCTGCGCCTGGCTGCGGCGCGGATGGCGCGCACCGAGGCGGTCGACGGCGAGCGCGGCGTCTGCATCCTCACCGCCTCGGTCGCCGCGTACGAGGGGCAGATCGGCCAGATCCCCTACACCTCGTCCAAGGCCGGGATCGTCGGCATGACGATCGTCGCGGCGCGCGACCTGGCGTCCAAGCAGATCCGGGTCTGCACCATCGCCCCCGGGCTGTTCGACACGCCCCTGCTCGCGCGCCTGCCCGAAGAGGTCAAAGCCTCCCTCGGGAAGTCGGTGCCGCACCCGAGCCGCCTCGGCACGCCCGAGGAGTACGCCAAGCTCGCGCTCGCGATCATCGACAACCCGATGCTCAATGGCGAGACGATCCGGCTCGACGGAGCGATCCGGATGGCGCCGCGATGA
- a CDS encoding alpha/beta hydrolase, with protein sequence MPFAELNGNQIYYEVTGDGPETIVFSHGAFLDHTLWQPVVDLLSGEYRCITWDARGHGMSECNGPFDYYDLAADAVGLLDLVGAPNAVFVGMSQGGWISQRAALASPDRVRGLGLVGTSLPLLSEQETAGFTQLSQGWLGMGPVGPIADAIYGIQFSDVPFDGSRYRAAWQGKPPSAWSEVWTTILTKRDDITDRAKDITCPVIVVHGTVDAAFTVDSARAMAEAFPNNRGVTIVEGAPHAVALTHPHEVADALRSLGKSL encoded by the coding sequence ATGCCGTTCGCAGAGCTCAATGGCAACCAGATCTACTACGAGGTCACCGGCGACGGCCCGGAGACGATCGTCTTCTCCCACGGTGCGTTCCTCGACCACACGCTCTGGCAGCCGGTGGTCGACCTGCTCTCGGGTGAGTACCGCTGCATCACCTGGGACGCGCGCGGGCACGGCATGAGCGAGTGCAACGGTCCGTTCGACTACTACGACCTCGCGGCCGACGCCGTCGGCCTGCTCGACCTGGTCGGCGCGCCGAACGCGGTCTTCGTCGGCATGTCGCAGGGCGGCTGGATCAGCCAGCGCGCCGCACTCGCGAGCCCGGACCGTGTCCGCGGCCTCGGCCTGGTCGGCACCTCGCTGCCGCTGCTGAGCGAGCAGGAGACCGCCGGGTTCACCCAGCTCTCGCAGGGGTGGCTGGGCATGGGCCCGGTCGGGCCGATCGCGGACGCGATCTACGGCATCCAGTTCTCCGACGTCCCCTTCGACGGTTCGCGCTACCGCGCCGCCTGGCAGGGCAAGCCGCCGTCGGCGTGGTCGGAGGTCTGGACGACCATCCTCACCAAGCGCGACGACATCACCGACCGCGCGAAGGACATCACCTGCCCGGTGATCGTCGTGCACGGCACCGTCGACGCCGCCTTCACCGTGGACAGTGCGCGCGCGATGGCCGAGGCCTTCCCGAACAACCGCGGCGTCACGATCGTCGAGGGCGCGCCCCACGCGGTCGCGCTCACGCACCCGCACGAGGTCGCCGACGCGCTGCGTTCCCTCGGCAAGAGCCTGTAG
- a CDS encoding enoyl-CoA hydratase/isomerase family protein: MTTPALDVRVDGHVAEVTLTRPELFNRFDDELHVEFTAVLESLRRDEKVRAVVLASTGSVFSAGGDFDLMRAAQADVATRLRIVDDGRRLLDALISLPQPLVVAMQGPAIGLGATVVLTADAIVAARGATIADPHVVLGLVAGDGGCLVWPQAVGMLRARRHLLTGDPVDAETAHAMGLITDLVDAPDDVLPAAQALAARIAALPPLAVQGTKRALNRVTQLRAGEVVELSLAHEETSLASRDLLEAIDAFTERRPGIYQGH, translated from the coding sequence GTGACCACACCTGCCCTGGACGTTCGGGTCGACGGGCACGTCGCCGAGGTCACGCTGACCCGGCCCGAGCTGTTCAACCGCTTCGACGACGAGCTCCACGTCGAGTTCACCGCGGTGCTCGAATCGCTGCGGCGGGACGAGAAGGTGCGGGCCGTCGTCCTCGCGTCCACCGGCTCGGTGTTCTCCGCGGGCGGCGACTTCGACCTGATGCGCGCGGCCCAGGCCGATGTCGCGACGCGGTTGCGGATCGTCGACGACGGACGCCGCCTCCTCGACGCGCTGATCTCGCTGCCGCAACCGCTGGTCGTGGCGATGCAGGGTCCGGCGATCGGGCTGGGCGCCACCGTGGTGCTCACCGCGGACGCGATCGTCGCCGCACGGGGGGCGACGATCGCGGACCCGCACGTGGTGCTCGGGCTGGTGGCCGGGGACGGCGGCTGTCTCGTGTGGCCGCAGGCCGTCGGCATGCTCCGGGCGCGCCGCCACCTGCTCACCGGCGACCCTGTCGACGCCGAGACCGCGCACGCCATGGGCCTGATCACCGACCTCGTCGACGCCCCCGACGACGTGCTGCCCGCCGCGCAGGCGCTGGCCGCCCGCATCGCCGCACTGCCCCCGCTGGCGGTCCAGGGCACCAAGCGCGCGCTGAACCGCGTCACGCAGCTGCGCGCCGGCGAGGTCGTCGAACTCTCGCTCGCGCACGAGGAGACATCGCTGGCGTCGCGTGATCTGCTCGAGGCGATCGACGCGTTCACCGAGCGCCGACCCGGCATCTACCAGGGTCACTGA
- a CDS encoding thiolase family protein — MHEAVIVDAVRSPMAKGKAPRDGKPGGALSGVHPVELLGQTVKALLERNPALDPGDVEDFIVGCVSQVAEQAGCPGRWAWLAAGLPEHVPSTTVDRRCGSSQQAADFAAQGILAGAYDVVVAGGVESMSRVPMGSARQGADVYGPSATARYAPGLVPQGISAELVAARWKLDRTTLDEFSAASHARAAAAAANGGFANEIVPITTPDGVVSADETIRPSTTVEGLAALQPAFENADMAARFPEITWSITAGNSSQITDGAAALLIMSAERAAALGLRPRARFHAFAVASDDPITMLSGPIPATEKALKRAGMTIDQIDHYEVNEAFASVPLAWAEHFGADPAKLNPRGGAIALGHPLGASGARLMTTMLNHLEATGGRFGLQTMCEAGGMANATILERL, encoded by the coding sequence ATGCATGAGGCAGTGATCGTCGACGCGGTGCGGTCGCCGATGGCGAAGGGCAAGGCGCCGCGCGACGGCAAGCCCGGCGGGGCGTTGTCCGGCGTGCACCCGGTCGAACTCCTCGGACAGACCGTGAAGGCACTGCTGGAGCGCAACCCGGCGCTCGATCCCGGTGACGTCGAGGACTTCATCGTCGGCTGCGTCAGTCAGGTCGCCGAGCAGGCCGGATGCCCCGGCCGGTGGGCGTGGCTGGCGGCGGGCCTGCCCGAGCACGTGCCCTCGACGACCGTCGACCGCCGTTGCGGATCGAGCCAGCAGGCGGCGGACTTCGCGGCGCAGGGGATTCTCGCCGGCGCCTACGACGTGGTGGTCGCCGGTGGCGTCGAGTCGATGAGCCGGGTGCCGATGGGATCGGCGCGGCAGGGCGCGGATGTCTACGGGCCCTCGGCCACCGCGCGCTACGCCCCGGGCCTGGTCCCCCAGGGCATCTCGGCGGAGCTCGTCGCGGCGCGGTGGAAGCTGGACCGCACGACGCTGGACGAGTTCTCCGCCGCCTCGCACGCCCGCGCCGCGGCCGCGGCCGCGAACGGCGGGTTCGCGAACGAGATCGTCCCGATCACGACCCCGGACGGGGTGGTGTCGGCGGACGAGACGATCCGCCCCTCGACGACGGTGGAGGGGCTCGCGGCGCTTCAGCCCGCCTTCGAGAACGCGGACATGGCGGCACGCTTCCCCGAGATCACCTGGTCGATCACCGCCGGCAACTCCTCGCAGATCACCGACGGCGCGGCGGCGCTGCTGATCATGAGCGCGGAGCGGGCCGCGGCCCTCGGGCTGCGGCCGCGGGCGCGGTTCCACGCCTTCGCGGTCGCGTCCGACGACCCGATCACGATGCTCTCCGGCCCGATCCCGGCGACGGAGAAGGCGCTCAAGCGCGCCGGCATGACGATCGATCAGATCGACCACTACGAGGTCAACGAGGCCTTCGCCTCCGTCCCGCTCGCGTGGGCGGAGCACTTCGGCGCCGACCCGGCCAAGCTCAACCCCCGCGGTGGGGCGATCGCGCTCGGGCACCCGCTCGGGGCGTCCGGGGCCCGCCTGATGACCACCATGCTCAACCACCTCGAGGCCACCGGCGGCCGCTTCGGCCTGCAGACCATGTGCGAGGCCGGCGGCATGGCCAACGCCACCATTCTCGAAAGGCTCTGA
- a CDS encoding acyl-CoA dehydrogenase family protein, producing the protein MTIRRRRVYDADHEALRASVARFLDSGAAERQDLWAAAAEHGFVGLGAPEVDDPRFAAVVLEAAMAAGLPAFALSLAAHDGFALPLLAGRRAATRPAVVDGGDVRLAGGLLRGRAETVVNGMSADLLLVVARTDDGDEHVVLVEAGAVHRAPAEPLLGLEGLDVADCAFDLALDGNDAGNGTVEPIDADLERARASHQLALAVAAVAGARTALDITVAYTRDRKAFGTPIASFGNTRHVLGSLGARIAAVESFVDAALESPSGLSLASAAALRLCATEILGTAVDTGVQLHGGYGYMWEYPIARAYAAARFFRVHDAGEHLQEVLAGAVGL; encoded by the coding sequence ATGACGATCCGCCGGCGCCGCGTCTACGACGCCGACCACGAGGCGTTGCGAGCGAGCGTCGCCCGGTTCCTCGACTCCGGCGCCGCGGAGCGGCAGGACCTCTGGGCGGCCGCGGCCGAGCACGGGTTCGTCGGCCTGGGTGCTCCGGAGGTGGACGACCCGCGGTTCGCCGCCGTCGTCCTGGAGGCGGCGATGGCGGCCGGACTACCTGCGTTCGCCCTGTCCCTGGCCGCGCACGACGGCTTCGCGCTGCCGCTGCTGGCCGGCCGCCGGGCCGCGACCCGGCCCGCGGTCGTCGACGGCGGGGACGTCCGGCTGGCCGGCGGCCTCCTGCGCGGTCGGGCCGAGACCGTGGTCAACGGCATGAGCGCCGACCTGCTGCTGGTGGTCGCCCGGACCGACGACGGCGACGAGCACGTGGTCCTCGTCGAGGCCGGCGCGGTCCACCGGGCGCCGGCCGAACCGCTGCTCGGGCTCGAGGGGCTGGACGTCGCCGACTGCGCCTTCGACCTCGCGCTCGACGGCAACGACGCCGGGAACGGCACCGTTGAGCCGATCGACGCGGACCTGGAGCGGGCCCGAGCGAGCCATCAGCTGGCGCTCGCGGTCGCGGCGGTCGCGGGGGCCCGGACGGCGCTCGACATCACCGTTGCGTACACGCGCGACCGCAAGGCGTTCGGGACGCCGATCGCGTCCTTCGGCAACACCCGGCACGTCCTCGGCTCCCTGGGTGCGCGGATCGCGGCGGTCGAGTCGTTCGTCGACGCCGCGCTCGAATCCCCGTCAGGACTCTCGCTCGCGTCGGCGGCGGCGCTGCGCCTGTGCGCGACGGAGATTCTCGGGACCGCCGTCGACACCGGCGTCCAGCTCCACGGCGGTTACGGCTACATGTGGGAGTACCCGATCGCCCGCGCCTACGCGGCGGCGCGTTTCTTCCGGGTGCACGACGCCGGCGAGCACCTCCAGGAGGTCCTCGCCGGCGCCGTCGGTCTCTGA
- a CDS encoding cytochrome P450 has product MSADAQAAPTGLTPLNPEVQRCPYDWYAAMHASGEGAFDAGPLGYVIAGHAELSQVTFDTGGFSSEFYGPEGPQLAGVSPEPWSTEVQEFWATIPKLKNALFSCDPPTQTRQKAIANKSMNIARVRKMEPTIRAEANTLVDSFIEDGRCNFYTAYAEPLPVIMIATMLGMDGDRELFKKWSDDIADGYLAPMDNTRRMEVLRSAKAFIEDLMPRIEARRANPTDDLLSALVNSTIDEEDEQKFGEMAGPRHLTDGELLCAVSQLLPAGNHTTTNLIGNLLIELIERPEVMADLRANPELIPAAIDESLRKDSPLRATYRVCTKDAEVSGTKIPAGALVPMMWGGAGHDPEVFENPQEFDIHRPNVKKHLAFGYGPHVCVGMPLARAVSRIAFEVLLERVDNIRYAAGFTPTRAAQFPFSAYEGLEIEFDKRT; this is encoded by the coding sequence ATGTCCGCTGACGCTCAAGCTGCCCCGACCGGCCTCACCCCGCTGAACCCCGAGGTCCAGCGGTGCCCCTACGACTGGTACGCGGCGATGCACGCGTCCGGCGAGGGGGCGTTCGACGCGGGCCCGCTCGGTTATGTGATCGCCGGTCACGCGGAGCTCTCCCAGGTCACGTTCGACACGGGTGGGTTCTCCTCGGAGTTCTACGGCCCCGAGGGACCGCAGCTCGCCGGCGTCAGCCCCGAGCCCTGGTCGACGGAGGTCCAGGAGTTCTGGGCGACGATCCCCAAGCTGAAGAACGCCCTGTTCTCGTGCGACCCGCCGACCCAGACGCGGCAGAAGGCCATCGCGAACAAGTCGATGAACATCGCGCGGGTACGCAAGATGGAGCCCACGATCCGCGCCGAGGCGAACACTCTCGTCGACTCGTTCATCGAAGACGGCCGGTGCAACTTCTACACCGCGTACGCCGAGCCCCTGCCGGTCATCATGATCGCGACGATGCTGGGGATGGACGGCGACCGCGAGCTGTTCAAGAAGTGGAGCGACGACATCGCGGACGGGTACCTCGCGCCGATGGACAACACGCGGCGGATGGAGGTCCTGCGCTCGGCGAAGGCGTTCATCGAGGATCTGATGCCTCGTATCGAGGCGCGGCGGGCCAACCCCACCGACGACCTGCTCTCGGCGCTCGTCAACTCGACGATCGACGAGGAGGACGAGCAGAAGTTCGGTGAGATGGCCGGACCGCGGCACCTGACGGACGGCGAACTGCTCTGCGCCGTCTCCCAGCTGCTGCCCGCCGGCAACCACACCACGACGAATCTGATCGGCAACCTGCTGATCGAGCTCATCGAGCGGCCCGAGGTGATGGCGGATCTGCGCGCCAACCCCGAGCTGATCCCCGCCGCGATCGACGAATCCTTGCGCAAGGACTCCCCGCTGCGGGCCACCTACCGCGTCTGCACCAAGGACGCCGAGGTCTCCGGGACGAAGATTCCGGCCGGCGCGCTGGTCCCGATGATGTGGGGTGGCGCCGGCCACGACCCGGAGGTGTTCGAGAACCCGCAGGAGTTCGACATCCACCGCCCGAACGTCAAGAAGCACCTCGCTTTCGGCTACGGGCCCCACGTCTGCGTCGGCATGCCGCTGGCGCGCGCGGTCTCCCGGATCGCGTTCGAGGTGCTGCTGGAGCGCGTCGACAACATCCGGTACGCCGCGGGCTTCACCCCGACGCGCGCGGCTCAGTTCCCGTTCTCCGCGTACGAGG
- a CDS encoding acyl-CoA dehydrogenase family protein, translating to MRRTVFADRHELWRKEVRDFLLREVVPEYPSWEEAGAPPRDFWPRAGAAGILGVGIPVEYGGTPDTSYLHSAVFAEEAQALGLAISGVRVHVDICAPYFLHCTNVEQKQRWLPRIASGQALTAIAMSEPGAGSDLKAMATSARREGDVYVVNGAKTFISNGMYADLIVLAVKTDRDAGRDGISLLVVEEGMPGFSRGRKLEKVGLHAQDLAELFFDDVEVPVANLLGEENNGFAYLTANLAQERLSIAVNSQAAAAAALSATVEIVRAQPGRPAQPVKFELAVAATEVAAGQALVDQALAAHEAGELSPADAAMVKLHATETQGRVVDRCVQVLGEAGLRRSSPLGRAYADARVSRIFGGSSEIMKVIVSQSMGL from the coding sequence GTGAGAAGGACGGTCTTCGCCGACCGGCACGAGCTCTGGCGCAAGGAGGTGCGCGACTTCCTGCTCCGGGAGGTCGTGCCCGAGTACCCGTCGTGGGAGGAGGCCGGTGCCCCGCCGCGGGACTTCTGGCCGCGCGCGGGCGCCGCGGGAATCCTCGGTGTGGGGATCCCCGTCGAGTACGGCGGGACGCCGGACACCTCCTACCTGCACAGCGCGGTGTTCGCCGAGGAGGCGCAGGCCCTCGGCCTGGCGATCAGCGGCGTGCGCGTGCACGTCGACATCTGCGCGCCGTACTTCCTGCACTGCACGAACGTTGAGCAGAAGCAGCGCTGGCTCCCGCGCATCGCGTCGGGGCAGGCGCTGACCGCGATCGCGATGTCCGAGCCCGGGGCGGGCTCGGACCTGAAGGCGATGGCGACCTCGGCCCGGCGGGAGGGCGATGTCTACGTCGTCAACGGGGCGAAGACCTTCATCTCCAACGGCATGTACGCCGACCTGATCGTGCTGGCGGTGAAGACCGATCGCGACGCGGGCCGAGACGGGATCAGCCTGCTCGTGGTCGAGGAGGGCATGCCTGGCTTTTCCCGAGGGCGCAAGCTGGAGAAGGTCGGGCTGCATGCCCAGGACCTGGCGGAGTTGTTCTTCGACGACGTCGAGGTGCCGGTGGCGAACCTCCTCGGGGAGGAGAACAACGGCTTCGCCTATCTGACGGCGAACCTGGCGCAGGAACGGCTCTCGATCGCGGTCAACTCCCAGGCCGCCGCGGCGGCGGCGCTGAGCGCGACGGTCGAGATCGTGCGCGCGCAGCCGGGCCGGCCGGCGCAGCCGGTGAAGTTCGAGCTGGCCGTGGCGGCGACCGAGGTCGCGGCCGGGCAGGCGTTGGTGGATCAGGCCCTGGCCGCGCACGAGGCCGGTGAGCTCTCGCCCGCGGACGCGGCGATGGTGAAGCTGCATGCCACCGAGACGCAGGGCCGGGTGGTGGACCGGTGCGTGCAGGTGCTGGGCGAGGCGGGGTTGCGTCGCTCCTCGCCCCTCGGTCGCGCCTACGCGGACGCGCGGGTGTCCCGCATCTTCGGTGGGTCGAGCGAAATCATGAAAGTGATTGTCAGTCAGTCGATGGGGCTGTGA
- a CDS encoding crotonase/enoyl-CoA hydratase family protein: protein MSDLVLFEVTDGVALITLNRPERRNAIDLPTAEAIDAALTQLDERDDVVVGVIAGNGPVFSAGMDLKVIAAGGPRPIVPGRGAFGIVEKPPAKPLIAAVEGAALAGGFEIALACDLIVAADNASFGLPEVKRGLAAAAGGAVRLPQRIPYSHAMRMILTGEPIPAQRAYELGLVVELTPPGGALAAAQALAASIAVNAPLAVRTSKQVINLVQGKSMPEAFEAQRPLMQRIRESADALEGAKAFAEKREPRWTGR from the coding sequence ATGAGTGATCTCGTGCTCTTCGAGGTCACCGACGGGGTCGCGCTGATCACGCTGAACCGGCCCGAGCGGCGCAACGCGATCGACCTGCCCACCGCGGAGGCGATCGACGCGGCGCTGACCCAGCTCGACGAGCGCGACGACGTGGTCGTCGGCGTTATCGCCGGCAACGGACCGGTGTTCTCGGCCGGCATGGACCTCAAGGTCATCGCCGCGGGAGGACCGCGCCCGATCGTGCCCGGCCGCGGCGCGTTCGGCATCGTCGAGAAGCCGCCGGCCAAGCCCCTGATCGCGGCCGTCGAAGGCGCGGCGCTGGCGGGCGGGTTCGAGATCGCGCTCGCGTGCGACCTCATCGTCGCCGCCGACAACGCCTCGTTCGGCCTGCCCGAGGTCAAACGCGGTCTCGCCGCGGCCGCCGGTGGCGCGGTCCGCCTTCCCCAGCGGATCCCGTACTCCCACGCGATGCGCATGATCCTCACCGGCGAACCGATTCCGGCCCAGCGGGCCTACGAGCTCGGCCTCGTCGTCGAGCTCACCCCACCCGGCGGAGCGCTAGCCGCGGCCCAGGCGCTCGCCGCCTCCATCGCGGTCAACGCCCCGCTGGCGGTCCGCACCTCGAAGCAGGTGATCAACCTCGTCCAGGGCAAGTCCATGCCCGAGGCGTTCGAGGCGCAACGACCGCTGATGCAGCGAATCCGGGAATCGGCCGACGCCCTCGAAGGAGCGAAGGCGTTCGCGGAGAAGCGCGAACCCCGCTGGACCGGCCGATGA